From Deltaproteobacteria bacterium, a single genomic window includes:
- a CDS encoding FHA domain-containing protein yields MAPLGYIEILDPKGRVSVRHPIDAFPVTIGRGYTNQIILDDPYVCPEHVTITQSEMGRLVVDDLGSVNGLRTADDGKTVKNLPLHSGGKFRIGHTTLRYCTAVTPVAATQIDRIDLFSRLASPYIALAAGVVVLLALALDFFLANIDRVTVLRVITEPLVAISMMAVWAGIWSFVSRIVFGRLYYAQHFLITCAAMLVSLFFNESSEWLEFLVPNSHAVWAASVFGSAAILAVSVFAHLSYASGMRWTSRLYAGLLVSMAVIGVSAITEYANREKFSTVMEYSGVVKPMDARFLPARSLDQFMSRTAPLKKELDQLLQKAQTTQR; encoded by the coding sequence ATGGCGCCGCTAGGATACATCGAAATCCTCGATCCCAAAGGCCGCGTCAGCGTGCGCCACCCGATCGATGCGTTTCCGGTGACCATCGGACGCGGCTACACCAATCAAATCATTCTCGACGATCCCTACGTTTGTCCGGAGCATGTGACGATCACGCAAAGTGAGATGGGTCGTCTGGTCGTCGACGATCTAGGCAGCGTCAACGGCTTGCGCACGGCGGACGATGGCAAAACGGTCAAAAATCTGCCGCTCCACTCCGGCGGCAAGTTTCGCATCGGCCACACCACCCTGCGTTACTGCACGGCGGTGACGCCGGTGGCGGCGACGCAGATCGATCGCATCGATCTGTTTTCCCGGCTGGCTTCTCCGTATATCGCTCTGGCCGCTGGAGTGGTCGTGCTGCTGGCATTGGCGTTGGACTTCTTTCTCGCCAACATCGATCGCGTGACCGTGCTGCGCGTGATCACCGAGCCGTTGGTAGCGATATCGATGATGGCCGTGTGGGCCGGTATCTGGTCCTTCGTTAGCCGAATCGTTTTCGGCCGCCTCTATTATGCGCAGCATTTTCTGATCACCTGCGCCGCGATGCTGGTGTCGTTATTCTTTAACGAGAGCTCCGAATGGTTGGAGTTCTTAGTGCCCAACAGCCACGCCGTTTGGGCGGCATCGGTATTTGGCTCGGCGGCGATCCTTGCCGTCAGTGTTTTCGCCCATCTGAGCTACGCCTCGGGGATGCGCTGGACCTCACGCCTTTACGCCGGGTTACTCGTCAGCATGGCGGTGATCGGCGTCAGCGCGATTACCGAGTATGCCAACCGCGAGAAGTTTAGCACCGTGATGGAATACTCCGGGGTGGTCAAGCCGATGGACGCGCGCTTTCTGCCGGCGCGATCGCTGGACCAGTTCATGAGCCGCACGGCACCGTTGAAGAAGGAGCTCGACCAGCTGCTGCAAAAAGCCCAGACGACGCAGCGCTAG
- a CDS encoding TIGR02281 family clan AA aspartic protease, which yields MILALPLFLLLLFGPTLAGAAEYYRWVDDQGNVHFTDNQHNIPEKFRQRTDRYQAPENKTPAPPPPKTKASIPFEKQGSVVVVDATLNRKTTTKLVVDTGASYTMISSATAKELNIDAGRAQRPAPFQTANGTIQAPLVSLDSITVGGIEIKNLTAAIHDIQTDSRIAGLLGLDFLANFRMDIDTQRGVLHLEKK from the coding sequence ATGATCCTAGCGCTTCCGCTGTTCCTCTTACTCCTTTTCGGCCCAACGTTGGCCGGCGCGGCAGAGTATTATCGCTGGGTCGACGATCAAGGCAACGTTCATTTCACCGATAACCAGCACAACATCCCGGAAAAATTTCGCCAGCGCACCGACCGCTATCAGGCTCCGGAAAACAAAACCCCTGCGCCGCCTCCACCTAAAACCAAAGCCTCGATTCCCTTTGAGAAGCAGGGCTCCGTGGTGGTAGTCGACGCCACGTTAAACCGCAAGACGACCACCAAACTGGTGGTCGATACCGGTGCCAGCTACACCATGATATCGAGCGCCACGGCGAAAGAGTTGAACATCGACGCCGGCCGCGCTCAGCGCCCCGCCCCCTTTCAAACCGCCAACGGCACCATTCAAGCGCCGCTCGTGAGCCTGGATTCGATTACCGTCGGCGGCATCGAAATTAAGAACCTTACCGCCGCCATTCACGACATTCAGACCGACAGCCGCATCGCCGGCCTGCTCGGACTCGACTTTCTCGCCAACTTCCGCATGGACATCGACACGCAAAGAGGCGTGCTCCATCTAGAGAAAAAATAG
- a CDS encoding DNA recombination protein RmuC: MDFLYPLSLILLFLLGLFLAGWFFFSRWQETLRNQPADAALLLMQQQIEQLRGHVGQSLAANAQLLQQQLGQWLGQVNERLSENAAALHHAQSSLGERLDNAARVVGNVQRSLGGLEESNRKIYEVGKDIASLQDILRAPKLRGGLGEYFLQDLLAQTLPSKHFALQHAFSSGEKVDAVIRLGPALVPVDAKFPLENFKRTLAAGSDTEQAQAKRQFSADVRKHIDVIAAKYILPDEGTYDFALMYIPAENVYYETIIKDDASGEKSLSQYALSKRVVPVSPNSLYAYLQAIVLGLKGLRIEERAGEILNGLSRLQGDFARLREDFAILGKHLGHAQTSYQTAEKRLDRFGQKLMVADAEEEDLVEPRRLARGLSSS; this comes from the coding sequence GTGGACTTTCTCTATCCACTCTCGCTTATTCTGCTGTTTCTGCTCGGTCTGTTTTTGGCGGGCTGGTTCTTTTTTAGCCGCTGGCAGGAGACGTTGCGCAACCAGCCGGCGGACGCAGCGTTGCTATTGATGCAGCAACAAATCGAGCAGCTGCGCGGCCACGTGGGCCAGTCGTTGGCGGCCAACGCGCAGCTCCTGCAGCAGCAGCTCGGCCAATGGCTCGGCCAGGTGAACGAACGGCTGAGCGAGAATGCCGCGGCGCTCCATCACGCGCAGAGTAGTTTAGGCGAGCGCCTCGACAACGCCGCGCGCGTGGTCGGCAACGTGCAACGCAGCCTGGGCGGCCTGGAGGAGTCCAACCGCAAGATTTACGAAGTCGGCAAAGACATCGCGTCGCTGCAAGACATCCTGCGCGCGCCCAAGTTGCGCGGCGGCTTGGGTGAATATTTTTTGCAAGATCTGCTGGCGCAAACTCTGCCGTCCAAACATTTCGCATTGCAGCACGCGTTTAGCAGCGGCGAAAAAGTCGACGCCGTGATTCGCCTCGGACCGGCGCTAGTGCCAGTGGACGCGAAGTTTCCATTGGAAAACTTCAAACGAACGTTGGCGGCGGGCAGCGACACAGAGCAGGCCCAGGCCAAGCGGCAATTTAGCGCCGACGTGCGCAAGCATATCGACGTTATCGCGGCGAAATATATTTTGCCCGATGAAGGCACCTACGACTTTGCTCTGATGTATATTCCCGCGGAAAACGTTTACTACGAAACCATTATCAAGGATGACGCCAGCGGCGAGAAAAGTCTGAGCCAATACGCCCTCAGCAAACGGGTGGTGCCGGTTTCGCCCAATAGCCTTTACGCCTATCTGCAAGCCATCGTTTTGGGGCTCAAAGGCCTGCGCATCGAAGAACGCGCCGGTGAAATTCTCAACGGCTTGAGCCGGTTGCAAGGTGACTTTGCCCGGCTGCGCGAAGATTTTGCCATACTCGGCAAACATCTCGGTCATGCTCAGACGAGCTACCAGACGGCGGAGAAACGGCTCGACCGGTTTGGCCAGAAGTTGATGGTGGCGGACGCTGAGGAGGAAGATCTGGTTGAGCCGCGGCGGTTGGCGCGCGGCCTAAGCTCCAGCTAG
- a CDS encoding LLM class flavin-dependent oxidoreductase, with translation MIFDVEINSAAHYPAERVPGLIELAEQVGFGAFWKGESNSTDPFVMLSAVASRTKRIQLGTAIYHIYGRSPVTLGIQSATLQDLSGGRLLLGLGVANKAIAGWHGGVFDRPLKRAREYIDVVRKVAAGERTEYEGEIYNTGTRFQLSWKPSYPNVPVYLAGLGPQMTKLVGKISDGIVINMATPAKVKEIVARVHEGAREAGRDPSKIEIVAKSRVSLNADKQKAREKLRQVLTFYNIADHYSDMLRGMGFDKEVSAIHEAFQKGGFKAAMGALTDEYMDKLPVVPASDVREIKERMKAFEEVGVTRMVIPYVPVVDPVEDARHFFEAWGRA, from the coding sequence ATGATTTTTGACGTTGAAATAAATTCCGCAGCCCATTATCCGGCTGAGCGAGTTCCCGGGTTGATCGAACTGGCCGAGCAAGTCGGCTTTGGCGCATTCTGGAAGGGTGAGTCGAATAGCACCGATCCGTTCGTCATGCTCTCAGCAGTGGCGAGCCGCACCAAACGGATCCAGCTCGGCACGGCGATCTATCATATCTACGGCCGCAGTCCGGTCACTCTGGGCATTCAATCGGCGACGCTGCAGGACCTATCGGGCGGGCGCTTGCTTTTGGGATTGGGTGTTGCCAACAAGGCGATCGCCGGCTGGCACGGCGGCGTGTTCGATCGCCCATTGAAACGCGCCCGCGAGTACATCGATGTCGTGCGCAAGGTTGCCGCCGGTGAGCGCACCGAGTATGAGGGCGAAATCTACAACACCGGCACGCGTTTTCAGCTCTCATGGAAGCCGAGTTATCCCAACGTGCCAGTCTATCTCGCCGGCCTCGGCCCGCAGATGACCAAACTAGTCGGCAAAATTTCCGACGGCATCGTTATCAACATGGCGACGCCGGCGAAGGTAAAAGAAATTGTCGCGCGGGTGCACGAAGGGGCGCGCGAAGCCGGGCGCGACCCGAGCAAGATCGAAATCGTCGCCAAGTCGCGCGTCTCGCTCAATGCCGACAAACAGAAGGCGCGCGAGAAGCTGCGCCAGGTGCTGACGTTTTACAACATCGCCGATCATTACAGCGACATGCTGCGCGGCATGGGCTTTGACAAAGAAGTGAGCGCGATCCATGAGGCGTTTCAAAAAGGCGGTTTCAAAGCTGCCATGGGCGCGTTGACCGATGAGTATATGGATAAGCTGCCGGTGGTGCCGGCGAGCGACGTGCGTGAGATCAAAGAGCGCATGAAGGCCTTCGAAGAAGTCGGCGTGACGCGCATGGTGATACCCTACGTGCCGGTCGTCGACCCGGTGGAGGATGCACGCCATTTCTTCGAAGCGTGGGGACGCGCGTAG